One segment of Salvia splendens isolate huo1 chromosome 20, SspV2, whole genome shotgun sequence DNA contains the following:
- the LOC121781501 gene encoding uncharacterized protein LOC121781501 codes for MKVQKKPEKEQRAALEMLTKQLSQVALSLGELRGNEGKIPATVQPTTERENVNAIALRSEGVIQNSVASFPAPRPSHNESLESSTLDQVTKEEESYTREKDTEKGRMVEAEKVTGVIQPSDLPPKKTDPCVFTLPISIREVLMEQAMCDLGASINVMPYSMYEKLGEEKLVETDMVIQLGNGSCIYPEGIQENEIVKVNKFDFFVIKMTEPEVGEAIGILLGRPFLSTANTVIDVCHGTMNLEFNGERLTVDINEAARKPHDSENIQSIDTVRPLEQQCLKKELLIKPPSDSTNNEKLKKEAVDWLEATIIGEMDDQDIEETMTDFWKPTRPAKT; via the coding sequence atgaAGGTTCAGAAGAAACCCGAGAAGGAACAGAGAGCTGCACTCGagatgcttacaaagcagttatctcaggtcgcccTGTCACTAGGCGAACTGAGAGgcaatgaaggaaagattccggctacagtgcaGCCAACGACTGagcgagagaatgtcaatgcaATCGCTCTGAGATCGGAAGGGGTTATTCAAAACTCAGTTGCAAGTTTCCCAGCACCCAGACCCAGTCATAACGAAAGCCTTGAGTCTAGcacccttgatcaagtcacaaaaGAAGAAGAGTCTTACACCCGTGAGAAGGACACTGAAAAGGGAAGAATGGTCGAAGCAGAAAAAGTGACCGGTGTgatccaacctagtgatcttcCACCAAAGAAGACTGACCCATGTGTATTTACGCTTCCAATCTCCATCAGAGAAGTCCTAATGGAGcaagcaatgtgcgacctaggggcttccatcaatgtTATGCCATATTCTATGTATGAAAAGCTGGGTGAAGAAAAACTAGTCGAAACCGATATGGTGATACAGCTGGGAAATGGAtcttgcatttaccccgagggaATTCAGGAGAATGAAATCGTCAAAGTGAACAAATTCGACTTCTTTGTCATAAAAATGACAGAGCCAGAAGTAGGGGAGGCCATTGGAATCCTCTTGGGAAGACCCTTCCTATCCACCGCTAACACAGTCATTGATGTCTGCCATGGGACGATGAATTTGGAGTTTAATGGAGAGCGACTTACAGTCGACATTAATGAAGCTGCAAGGAAGCCACATGACAGCGAGAACATACAATCAATAGATACTGTTAGACCTCTGGAGCAACAGTGTTTGAAAAAGGAACTCCTCATTAAACCACCATCTGATTCCACTAATAATGAAAAGCTTAAAAAGGAAGCAGTTGACTGGCTCGAAGCGACAATAATtggggaaatggatgatcagGACATTGAAGAAACAATGACGGATTTCTGGAAACCAACACGACCAGCAAAGACATAA